A portion of the Parambassis ranga chromosome 22, fParRan2.1, whole genome shotgun sequence genome contains these proteins:
- the LOC114427538 gene encoding calpain-1 catalytic subunit-like produces MQLSCKQSSNPAAMPPPGVCLNIIEARQKQDGRGSFNDPVRFFNQDYKEWQQYCLINQVLYRDEIFPPDNISIGTGIEGLSDLSQVVWERPRNIITNPSFVLDGLSRFDFGQGLLGNCWFLASIGALTFQKHILGQVVPLEQAFDENYCGIFHFRFWRFGKWVDVVIDDKLPTINGRLIFVHSKNQHEFWPALLEKAYAKVCGSYADMIAGTPAEAMMDFTGGVHIYVDLSEPPSDLFNLLCRAGQSKTLIGCSTCKDKTYPKPVFPNGLVQGHAYTVTGVKQMMNQGNLVNLVRLWNPWGDTEWNGDWCDWSPLWQTVSGKDRETCLSIAEDGEFWMSLEDFCKWYTSVDICGLSPDFLDEDSSCIWKTSMYEGRWVAGTTAGGCNITQESFWTNPQFRVTISGEESEKDSEKNVLVSLMQAPEKRNRRRDKNLNVGFSIFKVTEQYRTHRGKFPPTFFNNHTLVALSKTFYARETLALLKLGPGEYLIVPSTFYPNESASFILTIHSKTETPCYENSGDYRSESGERLKTNKNAEEDENRRTFFRQHSDKYEEVDAEQLQRLLNENILKGDLKSGGFSIDACRSMVALMDTSITGKLNLEEFIRLWRKVNTYKDMFFRTDVSRTGTLSLSELRNAFEASELKINDSMLNLMAVRYGASSGHMTLECFISLILRLECMHKIFQEISDGKSMNLRESEWMLISMYT; encoded by the exons ATGCAGCTTTCTTGTAAACAGAGCTCAAACCCTGCAGCAATGCCTCCTCCCGGTGTGTGTCTCAACATTATTGAAGCCCGTCAAAAGCAAGATGGCCGTGGGAGCTTCAACGACCCTGTTAGGTTCTTCAATCAGGACTACAAGGAATGGCAGCAGTACTGTCTCATCAACCAAGTGCTGTACAGGGATGAGATATTCCCCCCTGATAACATCTCCATTGGCACAGGCATAGAGGGACTCTCTGACCTCAGCCAAGTGGTGTGGGAGAGACCAAGA AACATTATTACTAATCCATCCTTCGTGCTGGATGGACTCTCCAGATTTGACTTTGGCCAAGGGCTGCTTG GAAACTGCTGGTTTCTTGCATCTATTGGTGCTCTGACATTCCAAAAACATATCCTTGGACAAGTTGTACCACTTGAGCAAGCATTTGATGAAAACTACTGTGGGATATTTCACTTCCGG TTCTGGAGATTTGGGAAGTGGGTTGATGTGGTAATTGATGACAAGCTGCCAACAATCAATGGCAGACTCATCTTTGTTCACTCCAAAAACCAACATGAGTTCTGGCCTGCTCTGCTGGAGAAAGCCTACGCCAA GGTTTGTGGTTCCTATGCTGACATGATTGCTGGGACTCCAGCAGAGGCTATGATGGATTTCACCGGCGGTGTCCACATCTATGTTGACCTGTCGGAACCCCCTTCAGATCTGTTCAATCTATTGTGTAGAGCTGGCCAATCCAAGACACTGATAGGCTGTAGTACATGCAAAGAT aAGACATACCCTAAACCTGTGTTTCCAAATGGATTGGTCCAAGGGCATGCCTACACAGTGACAGGTGTAAAACAG ATGATGAACCAAGGGAATCTTGTGAACCTGGTGCGTTTGTGGAACCCCTGGGGAGACACAGAGTGGAACGGTGACTGGTGCGATTG GTCACCCCTGTGGCAAACTGTGAGTGGCAAAGACCGTGAAACGTGCCTTTCAATTGCAGAAGATGGAGAATTTTG GATGAGCCTTGAAGACTTCTGTAAGTGGTACACAAGTGTTGACATCTGTGGCTTGAGTCCGGACTTCCTTGATGAAGACTCCTCTTGTATTTGGAAGACCTCCATGTATGAGGGCAGATGGGTTGCAGGAACCACTGCAGGAGGCTGCAACATAACCCAAG agaGTTTCTGGACAAATCCACAGTTCCGGGTCACAATAAGTGGTGAAGAGTCTGAGAAAGATagtgagaaaaatgtgctggTGTCGCTCATGCAAGCCCCTGAAAAGAGGAATAGACGTCGGGACAAAAACCTTAATGTAGGATTCTCTATATTTAAG GTGACTGAACAA TATAGGACACATAGAGGGAAGTTCCCACCCACATTCTTCAACAATCACACACTTGTGGCCTTAAGTAAAACATTCTATGCACGTGAAACATTGGCGCTCCTGAAGCTAGGGCCAGGTGAATACCTGATTGTGCCATCCACCTTCTATCCCAATGAGTCTGCCTCCTTCATCCTCACTATCCACTCCAAGACAGAGACCCCGTGCTA tgaGAACTCTGGAGACTACAGAAGTGAATCAGGTGAACGG CTGAAGACGAACAAGAATGCAGAGGAGGATGAAAATAGGAGAACTTTTTTCCGTCAGCACTCTGACAAG TATGAAGAAGTGgatgctgagcagctgcagaggctTCTAAATGAAAACATCCTGAAAG gaGACCTGAAATCTGGAGGCTTCTCCATCGATGCCTGCCGCAGCATGGTTGCTCTGATGGAT ACATCAATCACAGGCAAACTGAACCTGGAGGAATTTATCCGTCTCTGGAGAAAGGTCAACACCTACAAG GACATGTTCTTTCGTACGGATGTTTCACGAACAGGAACTCTGTCACTGAGCGAGCTGAGGAATGCATTTGAAGCTTCAG agttGAAAATCAATGACAGCATGCTGAACCTGATGGCTGTGCGTTACGGTGCCTCCTCCGGACACATGACACTGGAGTGCTTCATCAGTCTCATCCTTCGCTTGGAATGTATGCACA AGATCTTCCAAGAGATATCTGATGGAAAATCCATGAATCTCAGAGAATCAGAG TGGATGCTCATTTCAATGTACACTTAA
- the LOC114427540 gene encoding calpain-1 catalytic subunit-like — protein MPPPGVCLNIMGARYKQDGYGSLNNPEKFLNQDFQQLKQTFVIRGLRYIDDMFPPDMSSIGQGILSPSDLARVEWLRPANIACNPSFILDGFSRFDFGQGMLGNCWFLASIGSLTFQNNVFGQVVPLEQTFDQDYCGMFHFRFWRFGRWVDVVIDDKLPTINGKLIFVHSKDPNEFWPALLEKAYAKVCGSYTDMTAGTPAEAMMDFTGGVHMCVELSQPPSDLWELMCRAGRSSTLMSCGTKQGETSANTVLPNGLVQGHAYTVTGVKQAMSRGDYVNLVRLWNPWGKGEWCGDWSDQSPLWQTVSPHDREQCLSVADDGEFWMTLKDFCEFYTDIDICGLCPDFLDGESSTQWKTSMYEGRWVAGTTAGGCLNNKDSFWTNPQFRVKVRGEYSTQEGAKNMLVSLMQKPDKRNRRLVQNLHIGFSIFEVTEQYKTQSGKFPPTFFNTHTPVAQTKTYLNAREVIEFFTLKSGEYLIVPSTFRPNDTASFLLTIHSKEDINCYENSGDYSESAETVKRIKNTCEDENKKTFFRQYSDKYEEVDAEQLQMVLNERILKGDLKSGGFTIDACRSMVALMDTSITGKLNSEEFVRLWNKVVAYKDIFFLTDVSKTGTLSLTELRNAFIASGLRISDDMLNLMALRYGASSGHMTLESFISLILRLECMYKIFKQLSDGKSMNLQQSEWMYVSMYT, from the exons ATGCCTCCTCctggtgtgtgtctgaacaTCATGGGGGCTCGTTACAAGCAAGATGGCTATGGGAGCTTGAACAACCCGGAGAAGTTTTTAAACCAAGACTTCCAGCAGCTGAAACAGACGTTTGTCATCAGAGGATTGCGCTACATCGACGACATGTTCCCCCCTGACATGAGCTCCATCGGCCAAGGCATACTGAGTCCCTCTGACCTGGCCCGAGTGGAGTGGCTAAGACCAGCA AACATTGCCTGTAATCCATCCTTTATACTTGATGGGTTCTCCAGGTTTGACTTTGGTCAGGGAATGCTTG GTAACTGCTGGTTCCTGGCATCTATCGGCTCTCTGACCTTCCAGAATAATGTCTTTGGGCAAGTCGTCCCACTTGAACAGACATTTGACCAGGACTACTGTGGAATGTTTCACTTCAGG TTCTGGAGATTTGGGAGGTGGGTTGATGTGGTCATTGACGATAAGCTGCCTACAATCAATGGCAAACTTATATTTGTCCACTCTAAAGACCCAAATGAGTTCTGGCCTGCTTTGCTGGAGAAAGCCTACGCCAA GGTTTGTGGTTCATACACTGATATGACTGCTGGGACTCCCGCGGAGGCTATGATGGACTTCACCGGCGGTGTCCACATGTGTGTCGAGCTGTCTCAGCCCCCTTCAGATCTGTGGGAGCTgatgtgcagagctggaaggtCAAGCACTCTGATGAGCTGTGGTACAAAACAGGGG GAGACATCTGCTAACACGGTGCTGCCGAATGGATTGGTCCAAGGCCATGCCTACACTGTGACAGGTGTAAAACAG GCGATGAGCCGGGGGGACTATGTAAACCTGGTACGTTTGTGGAACCCCTGGGGCAAAGGAGAATGGTGTGGAGACTGGAGTGACCA GTCACCTCTGTGGCAGACTGTGAGCCCCCATGACCGGGAACAGTGTCTGTCAGTGGCTGATGATGGAGAGTTTTG GATGACCCTGAAGGACTTCTGTGAATTCTACACAGACATTGACATCTGTGGTCTGTGTCCAGACTTCCTCGACGGAGAGTCCTCTACTCAGTGGAAGACCTCCATGTATGAGGGCCGATGGGTTGCGGGGACCACTGCTGGAGGCTGCTTGAACAACAAAG acAGTTTCTGGACTAATCCACAGTTTCGAGTCAAGGTACGTGGAGAATATTCAACACAGGAAGGTGCTAAAAACATGCTGGTGTCTCTCATGCAAAAGCCTGACAAAAGGAACAGACGACTGGTCCAAAACCTCCACATTGGATTCTCTATATTTGAG GTGACGGAACAA TATAAGACTCAGAGTGGGAAGTTCCCACCCACCTTCTTCAACACCCACACGCCTGTGGCTCAGACTAAAACCTACTTAAATGCACGTGAAGTGATAGAGTTTTTCACGCTGAAGTCTGGTGAATACCTGATTGTTCCGTCCACCTTCAGACCCAATGACAccgcctccttcctcctcaccatCCACTCCAAGGAAGACATCAACTGCTA TGAGAATTCTGGTGACTACAGCGAGTCAGCTGAAACG GTCAAGCGGATCAAGAATACATGTGAAGATGAAAATAAGAAAACTTTCTTCCGCCAATACTCCGACAAG TATGAAGAAGTGGATGCTGAGCAGCTCCAGATGGTTCTAAATGAACGCATCCTGAAAG GGGACTTGAAATCTGGAGGCTTCACCATCGATGCCTGCCGCAGCATGGTGGCTCTGATGGAT ACGTCGATCACAGGCAAACTGAACAGTGAGGAATTTGTCCGTTTATGGAACAAGGTCGTTGCATACAAG gacATTTTCTTCCTGACTGATGTTTCAAAAACAGGAACGCTGTCACTGACCGAGCTGAGAAATGCCTTCATAGCTTCAG GACTGAGGatcagtgatgacatgttgaaCCTGATGGCTCTGCGTTACGGAGCCTCCTCTGGACACATGACACTGGAGAGCTTCATCAGTCTCATCCTTCGCTTGGAATGCATGTACA AGATCTTCAAACAGCTGTCCGATGGAAAATCCATGAATCTCCAACAATCAGAG TGGATGTATGTTTCAATGTACACCTAA